From the genome of Drosophila melanogaster chromosome 2L, one region includes:
- the CG11050 gene encoding uncharacterized protein, isoform A, which produces MFSLQLQQLLRATASGVTSGATKTLCTATASAATKHSSQAKFGDNSSHGSPSHTDGRSHGESESDLESAHGQNFTSHHLARRILQQRSQDIQRHIHTQSAKGQTSAKSSQQQQHQQTATKFAMSSLAAEPLQSQKSDEITASTGGGDVETPGLGASCHEVAAASASAGKKPCFSSGLGEILQFMELIGNLKHTKRTGWVLRDVNDCESISGHMYRMSMLTFLLDGSEGLNQIRCMELALVHDLAESLVGDITPFCGISKDDKRAMEFKAMEDICKLIEPRGKRIMELFEEYEHGQTAESKFVKDLDRLDMVMQAFEYEKRDNCLLKHQEFFDSTEGKFNHPFVKKLVNEIYEQRDVLAKAKGATPPPAIEVPSMERSSKLANGHDGSS; this is translated from the exons ATGTTCTCACTACAACTACAGCAGTTGCTCCGAGCGACAGCAAGCGGCGTGACGTCGGGAGCCACAAAGACACTG tgcacaGCCACAGCGTCTGCCGCCACAAAGCACTCTAGTCAAGCGAAGTTCGGCGACAACAGCAGTCACGGTTCGCCATCGCACACGGACGGTCGCAGTCACGGTGAATCAGAGTCGGATTTGGAGTCGGCGCACGGCCAGAATTTCACATCACACCACTTAGCCAGACGGATACTTCAGCAGCGCAGCCAGGACATCCAGCGCCACATCCACACGCAGTCAGCCAAGGGACAGACCAGTGCCAAGTCctcgcagcaacagcagcatcagcagacCGCCACCAAGTTCGCCATGTCATCGCTAGCAGCTGAGCCTCTGCAGTCGCAGAAATCGGATGAAATCACGGCCAGCACGGGCGGCGGAGATGTGGAGACGCCCGGACTGGGCGCATCCTGCCACGAGGTGGCCGCCGCATCGGCCAGTGCCGGCAAGAAGCCCTGCTTCAGCTCGGGCCTCGGCGAGATACTTCAGTTCATGGAGCTCATCGGCAACCTGAAG CACACAAAACGCACCGGATGGGTGCTGCGTGATGTCAACGACTGCGAATCGATTTCGGGTCACATGTACAGGATGAGCATGCTAACCTTTCTGCTCGACGGCAGTGAGGGACTCAACCAGATACGCTGCATGGAACTGGCGCTGGTACACGATTTGGCAGAGAGTTTGGTGGGTGACATAACGCCATTCTGCGGGATATCCAAAGACGATAAGCGAGCCATGGAGTTCAAGGCGATGGAAGATATCTGCAAGCTGATCGAGCCTCGTGGCAAACGCATTATGGAGCTGTTTGAG GAATACGAGCATGGACAGACTGCCGAGAGCAAGTTCGTCAAGGATTTGGATCGTCTGGATATGGTTATGCAGGCGTTCGAGTACGAGAAGCGGGACAATTGCCTTCTGAAGCACCAGGAGTTCTTCGACTCAACGGAGGGCAAGTTCAACCATCCGTTTGTTAAGAAGCTGGTCAACGAGATCTACGAGCAGAGGGATGTCCTGGCCAAGGCAAAGGGCGCCACACCACCGCCGGCCATCGAGGTGCCTAGCATGGAGAGATCTTCGAAACTTGCTAACGGGCATGACGGCTCGAGTTGA
- the DIP-iota gene encoding Dpr-interacting protein iota, with translation MGRRLPSFWLLLLQSVCFSQASFSELNNSDPKFSGPINNSTVPVGRDALLTCVVHDLVSFKVAWLRVDTQTILSIQNHVITKNHRISISHTEHRIWQLKIRDVQESDRGWYMCQINTDPMKSQMGYLDVVVPPDIVDYQTSQDVVRSTGQNVTLTCSATGVPMPTITWRREEATPILISDDGDREVFSVEGQNLTLWQVQRSHMGAYLCIASNGVPPTVSKRVMLVVNFAPTIWTRYDTIYVGLGQKLTLECITESQPASVNFWLRDSQLLQGGSYESVSVDHVFRIVMRITLRPITKRDFGEYICRAKNAMGQTDRIITVHHKAKKHGQHSHQTSSRESQFIVIEEYIANMSDKSCSFQPLWIMFLCFVNKVSLL, from the exons ATGGGAAGGCGATTGCCCAGcttttggctgctgctcctgcagaGCGTGTGTTTCAGCCAGGCCAGCTTTTCGGAGCTAAACAATT CGGATCCCAAGTTCAGCGGTCCAATCAACAACTCAACAGTTCCCGTGGGACGGGATGCCCTACTCACGTGTGTTGTCCACGACCTGGTTAGCTTCAAGGTGGCCTGGCTGCGAGTGGACACGCAGACGATACTGAGCATCCAGAACCACGTCATCACCAAGAACCATCGCATCTCCATCTCCCACACGGAGCATCGGATCTGGCAGCTAAAAATACGCGATGTTCAGGAATCGGATCGCGGATG GTACATGTGCCAAATCAACACGGATCCCATGAAGAGCCAAATGGGCTACCTGGATGTGGTGGTGCCGCCAGACATTGTAGACTATCAAACCAGTCAGGATGTGGTTCGTTCCACGGGACAGAACGTAACACTCACTTGCAGTGCAACGGGAGTGCCCATGCCCACCATCACCTGGCGTCGCGAGGAAGCGACTCCGATACTGATTTCAGACGACGGCGATCGGGAAGTGTTCAGCGTGGAGGGTCAGAATCTCACCCTGTGGCAGGTGCAGCGCTCCCACATGGGCGCCTATCTCTGCATCGCCTCCAACGGAGTGCCACCCACAGTGAGCAAACGCGTCATGCTGGTGGTGAATT TTGCGCCCACGATCTGGACACGCTACGATACCATCTACGTGGGCCTGGGCCAGAAGCTGACGCTGGAGTGCATCACAGAATCGCAGCCGGCATCGGTGAACTTCTGGCTGAGGGATTCGCAATTGCTGCAAGGAGGTTCCTACGAGTCGGTCTCAGTGGACCACGTCTTCCGGATCGTGATGCGGATCACCCTGCGTCCAATAACGAAAAGAGATTTCGGAGAGTACATATGCAGGGCAAAGAATGCGATGGGTCAGACAGATCGGATTATAACCGTGCACC ATAAGGCCAAGAAGCATGGACAGCACTCGCATCAAACTTCCTCCCGCGAAAGTCAGTTCATTGTCATCGAAG AATACATCGCAAATATGTCTGATAAGAGCTGCAGTTTCCAACCGCTTTGGATAATGTTTCTATGTTTCGTCAATAAAGTGTCACTTTTGTGA
- the CG34345 gene encoding uncharacterized protein, which yields MLLRSFHYILLNWILLFLFTVCKAKKAENDVVQEVIYSNSIRALSELREIENSYMEHLNNYVSFLQQKIKTLRIFINSLTPNYLDHKVDRYKYVSNPLNSFGLLRRAHQDWPKLIAYLKDQGNIKVDIEEMNKLINRTPHANDMEEALMGMDRIEHFYDLKSSDMAQGLVAGQQLSSRMSASDCLALADYMYKRSEFRRAAEWYRIALSVFTKPKNNIAFKFYAPKRKELEKMFVISRLQEGSVENLTDCLKELSQDPNNSLVHLRPRKSPTMIEQGCQGKFPPGPQLVCRYNSTTTPFMRIAPLKEEEISRDPLIWLYHDVIYDSEIAQLTNVTREEMILGTTTNYTTPDRVNRLFHIKVTDDDGGKLDKTLVNRMADISGLDVGNTTTLARINYGLGGYFQEHSDYMDIKLYPELTEEGDRLMTFLFYMTDVPVGGTTIFPGAQLAIQPKKGSALFWYNLHNNGDPNLLTRHAVCPTIVGSRWVLVKSMLNYEQMFKKPCYK from the exons ATGTTGCTAAGATCATTTCATTATATTCTGCTGAACTGGATTTTATTATTCCTATTCACAGTTTGCAAAGCAAAGAAAGCCGAAAATGATGTAGTACAGGAAGTAATATACTCAAATTCCATTCGAGCCCTGTCTGAACTTCGCGAGATTGAGAATTCCTATATGGAGCATTTAAACAACTATGTTAGCTTTCTgcaacaaaaaatcaaaactctCAGAAT ttttattaattcttTAACTCCGAATTATTTGGATCACAAGGTGGATCGATATAAATATGTGTCCAATCCCCTAAATTCCTTTGGACTTTTAAGGCGGGCTCATCAAGATTGGCCCAAGTTGATTGCTTACTTAAAGGATCAAGGAAATATAAAAG tTGACATCGAGGAAATGAATAAGCTAATCAATCGTACACCCCACGCAAATGATATGGAAGAGGCCCTAATGGGAATGGATAGAATAGAACACTTCTACGACCTGAAGTCATCGGATATGGCCCAGGGTCTTGTGGCAGGTCAACAGCTAAG TTCGCGAATGTCAGCTTCCGACTGCTTGGCTTTAGCAGACTATATGTACAAACGATCAGAATTTAGACGTGCGGCTGAATGGTATCGAATAGCTTTAAGTGTCTTcaccaaaccaaaaaataatattgcaTTTAAGTTCTATGCTCCAAAACGAAAAGAGCTCGAAAAAATGTTTGTCATAAGTCGGCTTCAAGAAG GTTCCGTTGAAAACTTAACTGACTGTCTGAAGGAACTTTCTCAAGACCCGAACAATTCATTGGTGCATCTAAGGCCAAGGAAATCGCCCACTATGATTGAACAGGGCTGCCAGGGAAAGTTTCCACCAGGACCTCAACTAGTGTGTCGCTATAATAGCACCACCACTCCATTTATGCGAATAGCTCCTCTAAAGGAGGAGGAGATCAGCAGAGACCCACTTATCTGGTTATATCACGACGTGATCTATGACAGTGAGATAGCTCAGTTGACGAATGTGACCCGAGAGGAGATGATTCTGGGCACCACCACAAACTATACGACTCCAGATCGGGTGAATCGTCTCTTTCACATTAAAGTCACCGACGACGATGGCGGAAAGTTGGACAAAACGTTGGTAAATCGTATGGCAGACATATCTGGCCTGGATGTGGGCAATACCACCACACTGGCCAGAATCAATTATGGACTTGGTGGTTATTTCCAAGAACACAGTGATTACATGGACATTAAGCTTTATCCG GAACTGACTGAGGAAGGTGATCGATTAATGACATTCTTGTTCTAC ATGACCGATGTTCCAGTGGGTGGCACCACAATCTTTCCCGGCGCCCAACTTGCTATTCAGCCAAAGAAGGGATCCGCCCTCTTTTGGTACAACCTCCACAATAATGGTGACCCAAATCTGCTGACCAGGCACGCCGTTTGTCCCACAATTGTAGGCAGCCGATGGG tGCTAGTCAAGAGCATGTTGAACTACGAGCAGATGTTCAAGAAGCCCTGCTACAAGTAA